The proteins below come from a single Aegilops tauschii subsp. strangulata cultivar AL8/78 chromosome 6, Aet v6.0, whole genome shotgun sequence genomic window:
- the LOC109741051 gene encoding uncharacterized protein, whose amino-acid sequence MRVSTEIFNLVHCDGASAADLWAALRQLFQDNADARANNLHTELRNTVQGDSPVSVYCQRLKAIADELRELGDAIDDRQLINVLLVGVSERFEKQASFIPMMRPRPSFAEVRSMLQWADRALTTKDSHP is encoded by the coding sequence ATGCGAGTCTCCACAGAGATCTTCAATCTCGTCCACTGTGACGGTGCCTCCGCCGCCGATCTATGGGCGGCCCTTCGTCAGCTCTTCCAGGACAACGCCGATGCTCGCGCCAACAatctccacaccgagcttcggAATACGGTGCAAGGTGATTCACCAGTCAGCGTCTACTGCCAACGCCTCAAGGCGATCGCGGATGAACTCCGCGAACTTGGTGATGCGATCGATGATCGCCAGCTCATCAACGTCCTCCTCGTCGGCGTCAGCGAGCGGTTCGAGAAGCAGGCCTCCTTCATCCCTATGATGCGTCCGCGTCCCTCCTTCGCCGAGGTTCGCTCGATGCTCCAATGGGCCGATCGTGCCCTAACTACGAAGGACTCCCATCCTTAG